The Actinomycetota bacterium genome segment GCGGCATCAAGGTGCTCGAGGAGCCGGGCAATCTCAGGGGCGCGGCCAACAAGCCGGGGCCGGCCGGGCACCGCTGTTCCCTCCACTCGCTTCCTCCCCCTGCGACGATACTGCGGGGCGGGGGCCGGGATTAGGTGGGGGCCGGGATTAGGTGGGGGCCGGGGTTAGGCTGCGCCCGTGCCCGCGCTCATCCCCGCCGCCACCCGCATCCACGCCGAGGGCGACCCGCCGAAGACCATCGAGGAGTACGTCGGGCGGGTCAACAGCGCCGAGCGCCGGCTGAGCATCGCCCACATGCAGAGCCCGGCAGGATGGGCCGAGCCCGGGCAGACACCCGAGTTCGACGAATACACCGTGGTGCTGCGCGGGGCGCTGCTGGTCGAGCACGAGGGCGGCGCCCTGCGGGTGGAGGCGGGCCAGGCGATCCACTGCGCCCCGGGCGAGTGGGTGCGCTACT includes the following:
- a CDS encoding cupin → MPALIPAATRIHAEGDPPKTIEEYVGRVNSAERRLSIAHMQSPAGWAEPGQTPEFDEYTVVLRGALLVEHEGGALRVEAGQAIHCAPGEWVRYSTPEPGGADYVSICLPAFSPDTAHRDG